The Fusarium keratoplasticum isolate Fu6.1 chromosome 8, whole genome shotgun sequence genome includes a region encoding these proteins:
- a CDS encoding Bms1-type G domain-containing protein, translating into MPVAVAHSHRPTTKVTHKPFKSRAASKHELRDRAKGRVPNEKGQRKTIHQQVMSKFDRRNQAKQARLNKHKEHVKETSVFAGRDGAPRNVAVIPLCADGDAKVAIQQLNGSIDIEDSAVDGNFRVTVDRFKQKLQYIPLERDLTACLDAARVADFVVVVLSANTEVDELGELILRSVESQGMSTLFTLVQGLEAIEPAKQRQGVLGSLKSFITHFHPEQEKLYSLENRQECANLMRSLCSTTPKGVRWREERSWMLAEDIKFAYSDSDPTIITGVVRGKGLKADRLVQVGDWGTFQIEKIVAAPLPKHIKKKGEEVTIEPTEGEKVLDEPSEDRDDLVDLAPEEVMMDADDDAAMETEPAQKKGVLLDDHHYFSDEEAEAKKIKKKVPKGTSNYQSAWYLEDVSDDESDMEDFEMKDEAGEEEARPEDGLEGRAPAPPTEGAPSEYPQSEMMIEPDEEEDAKQLEQFRARKRDEVEDDKEFPDEIELHPHVLARERLARYRGLKSLRTSVWQEDEDRAHEPEEWRRLLQVPNYQSSRSQATREALVGGVEPGTRVQVYIKGISPIVEKTYNPKSPLTLFSLLRHENKKTAVNYLFNLSSDFTKSIKAKEELIVQCGPRRMVVKPLFSQPGQTPNDVHKYCRYLHPGQSAIATFMGPLTWGAVPVLFFKRTTAEEVESENGQHIGMSLVGTGTALPPSTSRVIAKRIILAGHPYHIHKKIVTIRYMFFNREDVEWFKAMPLWTKRGRSGFIKEPLGTHGYFKATFDGRINPQDSIGVSLYKRVWPRNAAPVEGRLLEIDPSTLNADGDMMMDE; encoded by the exons ATGCCTGTCGCTGTGGCTCACTCGCATCGGCCAACGACAAAGGTCACGCACAAGCCGTTCAAGTCGAGGGCTGCTTCCAAGCATGAGTTGAGAGACCGTGCCAAGG GTCGAGTCCCCAACGAAAAAGGCCAGCGAAAAACTATCCATCAACAAGTCATGTCCAAGTTCGACCGACGCAACCAGGCCAAGCAGGCCCGCTTGAACAAGCACAAGGAGCACGTCAAGGAAACTTCGGTTTTtgctggacgagatggagcgCCCAGAAACGTTGCGGTTATTCCTCTGTGCGCTGATGGAGATGCCAAGGTCGCTATCCAGCAGCTGAATGGCAGCATCGATATCGAGGACAGCGCTGTGGATGGCAACTTCCGAGTCACAGTCGACCGATTCAAGCAAAAACTCCAGTACATTCCTCTCGAGCGAGATCTGACTGCCTGTCTGGATGCTGCGCGGGTGGCCGATTTTGTGGTTGTGGTTCTGTCGGCGAATACCGAGGTTGACGAGCTTGGTGAATTGATCCTGCGTAGTGTCGAAAGCCAGGGCATGTCAACCCTCTTCACCCTTGTTCAAGGGCTCGAAGCAATTGAGCCCGCCAAGCAGCGACAAGGCGTCCTTGGCTCTCTCAAGTCCTTCATCACACACTTCCACCCCGAGCAAGAGAAGCTCTACAGCCTCGAGAACCGACAGGAATGCGCCAACCTCATGCGATCACTATGCAGCACAACACCAAAGGGCGTCCGgtggagggaggagagaagttGGATGCTGGCTGAAGATATCAAGTTCGCTTATTCCGACTCCGACCCCACTATTATCACCGGTGTTGTTCGTGGCAAGGGTCTCAAGGCCGACCGCCTTGTTCAGGTTGGCGACTGGGGAACCTTCCAGATCGAAAAGATCGTGGCTGCTCCCCTACCAAAGcacatcaagaagaagggagaggaggtcACAATCGAGCCTACAGAGGGCGAGAAGGTTCTCGATGAGCCTTCTGAGGACCGAGATGATCTGGTTGATCTGGCCCCTGAGgaggtcatgatggatgctgatgacgatgccgcGATGGAGACTGAGCCCGCACAGAAGAAGGGTGTTTTGCTGGATGACCACCACTACTTctcagatgaggaggccgaggcgaAGAAGATTAAGAAGAAGGTGCCCAAGGGTACATCCAACTACCAGTCAGCCTGGTATCTTGAGGATGTCTCCGATGACGAGTCTGATATGGAGGATTTCGAGATGAAGGACGaggctggagaggaggaggctcgcCCTGAGGATGGTCTCGAGGGTCGTGCTCCCGCTCCCCCGACTGAGGGTGCCCCTTCAGAATACCCCCAATCAGAGATGATGATTGAGcccgatgaggaggaggatgccaagcagctcgagcAATTCCGAGCACGAAAGCGAGATGaggtcgaggacgacaaggagTTCCCCGACGAGATCGAGTTACACCCTCACGTGCTGGCACGAGAGCGTCTGGCTCGATACCGCGGTCTCAAGAGTCTGCGAACCAGTGTGTGgcaggaggatgaggaccGCGCCCACGAGCCCGAGGAGTGGAGGCGTTTGCTCCAGGTTCCCAACTACCAGTCTTCGCGGTCTCAGGCGACACGGGAGGCTCTTGTCGGCGGAGTTGAGCCCGGAACCCGTGTCCAAGTCTACATCAAGGGCATCTCTCCTATTGTTGAGAAGACTTATAACCCCAAGTCACCCCTGACTCTGTTCTCCCTGCTGCGCCACGAGAACAAGAAGACGGCCGTCAACtacctcttcaacctcagTTCCGACTTTACCAAgtccatcaaggccaaggaggagctcatcgTCCAGTGCGGACCCCGCCGAATGGTCGTCAAGCCCCTATTCTCCCAGCCCGGGCAGACACCCAACGATGTTCACAAGTACTGCCGGTACCTGCACCCCGGCCAGTCAGCTATTGCGACCTTTATGGGTCCTCTGACATGGGGAGCGGTCCCTGTGCTGTTCTTCAAGAGAACTACAgctgaggaggttgagagcGAGAATGGCCAACATATCGGCATGTCGCTGGTTGGCACCGGAACCGCCCTgccaccatcaacctctcGCGTCATCGCTAAGCGAATCATCCTCGCTGGCCACCCTTACCACATCCACAAGAAGATCGTCACCATCCGATACATGTTCTTCAACCGCGAGGACGTCGAGTGGTTCAAGGCGATGCCCCTGTGGACCAAGCGCGGCCGCAGCGGCTTCATCAAGGAGCCGCTCGGCACCCACGGCTACTTCAAGGCGACTTTTGACGGCCGAATCAACCCGCAGGACTCGATCGGTGTCAGTCTGTATAAGCGCGTGTGGCCGCGCAACGCTGCGCCCGTCGAGGGCCGGTTGTTGGAGATTGACCCGAGCACGCTCAACGCTGATGGCgatatgatgatggatgaatAG
- a CDS encoding BING4CT domain-containing protein — protein sequence MEVDTIDEPRTKVQENGALVVKSARTELVPHHEREKARRHREAQKAYGRGKKINTRGIKDKKLRNNMKRLENKYQDAAIRAKDAEILLENTAGFLEAEDELERTYKVRQDDITKEVAVETAQKRFELKLDDLGPYCFDYSRNGRDLLLGGRKGHVATMDWREGKLGCEIQLGETVRDVKWLHNNQYFAVAQKKYVYIYDCNGVELHSLRKHQEVSHMEFLPYHFLLATIGSTGVLKYQDTSTGQLVAEIPTKLGQPTSLGQNPWNAILHVGHQNGTVTLWSPNSQDPLVKLLAHRGPVRDLAMDREGRYMVSTGQDQKMAVWDVRMFREVNSYFTRQPATSVSISDTGLTAVGWGTQTTIWKGLFDKNKPVQEKVQSPYMAWGGEGKRIERVRWCPFEDVLGIGHDSGFSSIIVPGAGEANFDAFEVNPFETAKQRQESEVKGLLNKLSPDMIALDPNFIGNLDLRSEKQRRAERDLDAPAVDVAEEIRKRARGKNGALKKYLRKQRKKNIIDEKRLHVDEIWKEQQAQKDKKQKEVEADLGPALSRFARKE from the exons ATGGAGGTCGACACGATTGACGAGCCCCGGACAAAGGTGCAGGAGAATGGGGCGCTTGTCGTCAAGAGCGCTCGCACAGAGCTCGTCCCTCACCATGAGCGGGAGAAGGCTCGTCGGCACCGCGAAGCCCAAAAGGCCTACGGTCGAGGAAAGAAGATCAACACAAGGGgtatcaaggacaagaagctccgCAACAACATGAAGCGCCTCGAAAACAAGTACCAGGATGCCGCGATCAGGGCCAAGGATGCCGAGATCCTGCTCGAGAACACGGCCGGCTTCCTGGAGGCTGAGGACGAGCTCGAACGGACGTACAAGGTGCGCCAggacgacatcaccaaggaggtGGCGGTGGAGACGGCGCAGAAGCGGTTCGAGCTCaagcttgatgatctgggCCCCTACTGCTTCGACTATTCGAGGAACGGTCGGGATCTGCTGCTTGGAGGCCGCAAGGGTCATGTCGCGACTATGGACTGGCGCGAGGGCAAGCTGGGCTGCGAGATTCAGCTGGGCGAGACGGTGCGCGACGTCAAGTGGCTGCACAACAACCAATACTTTGCCGTGGCGCAGAAGAAATATGTCTACATCTACGACTGCAATGGCGTCGAGCTGCACAGCTTGAGGAAACACCAGGAAGTGAGCCACATGGAGTTTCTGCCGTACCACTTCCTCCTGGCGACAATT GGATCTACAGGCGTTCTTAAATATCAAGACACCTCGACTGGTCAATTAGTCGCCGAAATCCCGACCAAGCTAGGACAACCGACCTCTCTTGGACAGAACCCCTGGAACGCTATCCTACATGTCGGTCACCAGAACGGAACCGTCACATTATGGTCGCCCAACTCTCAAGACCCTCTCGTCAAGCTTTTGGCCCACCGAGGACCTGTACGGGATCTAGCGATGGACCGTGAGGGCCGGTATATGGTGTCAACCGGCCAGGATCAAAAGATGGCGGTCTGGGACGTTAGAATGTTCCGCGAGGTCAACAGCTACTTTACCCGGCAACCTGCAACATCAGTTTCCATCTCAGATACTGGTCTGACAGCCGTTGGCTGGGGCACCCAAACTACCATCTGGAAGGGCCTCTTCGACAAGAACAAGCCCGTGCAAGAAAAGGTCCAGAGCCCTTATATGGCCTGGGGTGGTGAGGGCAAGCGCATTGAGCGCGTGCGCTGGTGCCCCTTTGAAGATGTCCTCGGCATCGGCCACGACTCAGGTTTCTCGTCCATTATCGTCCCTGGTGCTGGTGAGGCCAACTTCGATGCCTTCGAGGTGAACCCCTTCGAGACAGCCAAGCAACGGCAGGAGTCCGAAGTCAAGGGCTTGCTCAACAAGCTTTCACCCGACATGATTGCCCTAGACCCCAACTTTATCGGCAACCTGGACTTGCGATCCGAGAAGCAGCGACGCGCCGAGAGAGACCTCGACGCTCCCGCTGTGGATGTGGCCGAGGAGATCCGCAAGAGGGCGAGAGGCAAGAATGGCGCCCTCAAGAAGTATCTGCGCAAGCAACGCAAGAAGAACATtatcgacgagaagaggctgcATGTCGACGAGATCTGgaaggagcagcaggcgcAAAAAgacaagaagcaaaaggaggTCGAGGCGGATCTGGGCCCGGCGCTGTCGAGGTTTGCGAGAAAGGAGTAG
- a CDS encoding Aminoacyl-tRNA hydrolase, whose protein sequence is MADTGGQQTGIILSTAFTALLTGYAFGVWTIRGYLISPDLVEERRRALHDPEESEESDIDEDDSLLDHAPNWANGPDADRRQGLKVAEEKKAEKKEEPVVQDNGEECKLVLVVRTDLGMTKGKIAAQCSHATLACYKTLLRAPANSPQRKILARWERLGQAKIAVQVKSQEEMLELRRKARSLGLTAEVIQDAGRTQIEAGSMTVLGVGPAPRSVVDQVTGGLKLL, encoded by the exons ATGGCAGACACAGGCGGCCAGCAGACAGGAATCATCCTCTCCACGGCGTTCACCGCCCTCCTCACCGGCTACGCCTTTGGCGTCTGGACCATCCGCGGATACCTCATCTCCCCcgacctcgtcgaggagcGCCGACGAGCCCTCCACGATCCCGAagagagcgaggagagcgatatcgacgaggatgatTCGCTGCTGGATCATGCGCCGAACTGGGCTAATGGCCCCGACGCCGATCGCAGACAGGGATTGAAGGTCgcggaggagaagaaggctgagaagaaggaggagccgGTTGTTCAGGATAACGGCGAGGAGTGCAAGCTGGTTCTTGTGGTCCGAACCGACCTGGGCATGACCAAGG GCAAAATCGCCGCGCAGTGCTCCCACGCTACCCTCGCATGCTACAAGACCCTCCTCCGCGCCCCCGCCAACTCTCCCCAGCGCAAGATCCTCGCCCGCTGGGAGCGTCTCggccaggccaagatcgCCGTGCAGGTTAAGAGCCAGGAGGAGATGCTCGAGCTCCGGCGCAAGGCGCGCTCCCTGGGACTCACGGCCGAGGTGATCCAGGACGCCGGACGAACACAGATCGAGGCTGGGAGCATGACGGTGCTGGGTGTTGGACCTGCCCCGAGAAGTGTCGTCGACCAGGTCACTGGAGGACTCAAGTTGCTGTGA
- a CDS encoding Glyco-transf-64 domain-containing protein — MLKPQETKMESVKPLGYKIEESWRNFTYKVELNTRPLRAEIDKRTQWLRTNVPLLVKSRAFQRAATLTTTFILTVAFIIVTIRLTNATALIPKVISKMTKFPTCSSINYTGTREIWDKSRKKHEHLLDDKFTIAMQTYRRPKELENTLKALLTDKIPSLQEIVVVWNDLEAEPPEDYVSKHGVPVRYRKSKKNSLNEKLWPDPDYKTQAILLSDDDVYYRPGDLEFVFQTWRKFGRNRLTGALARCSPVDLYGNSEYTFCNDRKGEDGYSMVLSGLAFSHLSFLDYYASNDTAMNQIRDYVDEGFNCEDIALNYVHSMLTGEGPLLVSGNEKYVNYVPREGISRKTGHMDARSACLNEFSKMLGCFPLVEETAYIQRGVIVV; from the exons ATGTTGAAGCCGCAAGAAACCAAGATGGAGTCCGTCAAGCCGTTGGGATACAAGATCGAAGAGTCCTGGAGAAATTTCACCTACAAAGTGGAACTCAACACGAGACCCTTGAGAGCCGAGATCGACAAGAGGACGCAATGGCTCAGAACGAATGTCCCCCTTCTCGTCAAGTCTCGTGCCTTTCAACGGGCGGCCACTCTCACGACGACCTTTATCCTCACTGTCGcattcatcatcgtcaccattCGACTTACAAATGCGACCGCTCTTATTCCTAAAGTCATCAGCAAGATGACCAAGTTTCCCACATGCTCGAGTATAAACTACACGGGCACACGAGAGATTTGGGACAAGTCAAGGAAGAAGCATGAGCATCTGCTAGATGACAAGTTCAC CATTGCTATGCAGACTTACCGTCGACCTAAGGAGCTTGAGAATACACTGAAAGCCCTCTTGACCGACAAGATCCCATCTCTTCAAGAAATAGTCGTCGTTTGGAATGACCTTGAGGCTGAACCACCAGAGGACTATGTCTCCAAGCACGGCGTGCCAGTGCGGTACCGAAAGTCAAAGAAGAACAGCCTCAACGAGAAGCTCTGGCCTGATCCCGACTACAAAACGCAGGCGATCCTCCTCTCGGATGACGACGTCTACTACCGACCTGGCGATCTCGAGTTTGTCTTTCAGACGTGGCGCAAATTTGGTCGGAACCGACTGACTGGAGCCCTTGCACGATGTTCTCCCGTTGATTTGTATGGCAACAGCGAGTACACATTCTGCAACGACCGgaagggcgaggacggaTACTCGATGGTTCTCTCCGGGCTAGCCTTTTCGCACCTGTCGTTCCTCGACTACTACGCCTCTAACGACACTGCCATGAACCAGATCAGGGACTACGTGGATGAGGGATTCAACTGCGAAGACATTGCTCTCAACTACGTCCACTCTATGCTGACAGGCGAGGGACCGCTGCTTGTCAGTGGTAATGAGAAGTACGTCAACTATGTGCCGAGGGAGGGTATCAGCAGGAAGACGGGACACATGGATGCTCGAAGTGCGTGTCTGAATGAGTTTTCAAAGATGCTTGGATGCTTCCCGCTGGTCGAGGAGACGGCATACATTCAGCGAGGTGTTATCGTGGTGTGA